One window from the genome of Nicotiana sylvestris chromosome 9, ASM39365v2, whole genome shotgun sequence encodes:
- the LOC138877594 gene encoding uncharacterized protein translates to MPRTRVLPMQGPLWERMKHSRPTSSVSMRTQISTPLVALKEAERLQKQIGQKDSLVGQLQEEVASKDAEILYLKRQNEDRDAATANDRAVEISEKAEQKLARTVAYARLQARRQAFEEASTEGVDLSAEIEKAKTLEEESAPSTTSDEDSRSDSDGSEEFLPFPEKWNFTCKWYTCAFIILFVVEADSVKMFSSLLYSNPVAAIRGPRPSGLDRKLEAYSIYDEHKWRDLSKGIWEAKHHGIGEFFEMRSCPLKDEEGSPASKPKKDNKRKESSKDKGAHSEASPVRRSKEDVSAEPARKTEDLECLWGEVGQAKCECNELKAQIDAHIAAKKNALAKASSLRVQLRNARENSTVQTSRIARLESDLLKMKAEVGDARVEAEEIRAKVYKKVAVYLKDDATLELS, encoded by the exons ATGCCCAGAACCAGGGTGCTGCCGATGCAAGGACCTCTCTGGGAGAGGATGAAACATTCAAGGCCTACTTCCTCAGTGTCGATGAGGACACAGATCTCGACACCCCTCGTTGCTCTCAAAGAGGCTGAAAGGCTTCAGAAGCAG ATTGGGCAAAAGGATTCCCTGGTGGGGCAACTTCAGGAAGAGGTTGCATCCAAGGACGCGGAGATCCTCTATCTGAAGAGGCAGAATGAAGAC AGAGATGCCGCCACTGCAAATGATCGAGCTGTGGAGATATCCGAGAAGGCCGAGCAGAAGCTGGCTCGGACCGTTGCTTACGCTCGCCTACAAGCTAGAAGGCAGGCCTTCGAAGAAGCAAGCACCGAAGGCGTCGATCTCTCTGCTGAGATCGAGAAAGCCAAAACTTTGGAGGAAGAATCAGCACCTTCAACTACTTCAGATGAGGATTCTAGAAGTGACTCAGATGGTAGTGAGG AGTTCcttccatttcctgagaaatggaatttcacatgtaagtggtacacttgtgcttttatcattttgtttgtTGTGGAGGCAGACTCTGTAAAGATGTTTTCCTCCCTTCTCTATAGCAATCCCGTGGCTGCCATACGAGGTCCCCGACCTAGCGGATTGGATCGGAAATTGGAAGCTTACTCGATTTACGATGAGCATAAGTGGCGAGATCTGTCCAAAGGCATATGGGAGGCcaaacaccacg GCATTGGAGAATTTTTTGAGATGAGATCGTGCCCCCTCAAAGATGAGGAAGGATCACCAGCTTCAAAGCCGAAGAAAGATAACAAAAGGAAGGAATCCTCGAAGGATAAGGGCGCTCATAGCGAGGCAAGCCCTGTTCGGAGGTCCAAAGAAGATGTATCAGCTGAGCCTGCG AGAAAGACGGAGGACCTGGAATGCCTTTGGGGCGAGGTTGGCCAGGCCAAGTGTGAGTGTAATGAGCTAAAggctcagatagatgcccatattgcggccaagaagaatgctttggccaaggcttcttCCCTCAGGGTGCAACTCCGGAATGCTCGTGAAAACAGCACGGTCCAGACGAGCAGGAttgcaaggctcgagtctgaccttttgaagatgaaggccgaGGTTGGGGATGCCCGGGTTGAAGCTGAAGAGATTCGAGCTAAGGTTTATAAGAAAGTGGCCGTCTATTTAAAAGATGATGCCACGCTTGAGCTGAGTTGA